In Desulforhopalus sp., a single window of DNA contains:
- the folP gene encoding dihydropteroate synthase translates to MPQILGIVNITEDSFSDGGLYLNYDKALEKSLKLIEDGADIIDLGAASSNPAAKEIEPQEEINRLKPVVGHLLSKNIPVSIDSFKPDVQRYALKSKVQYLNDIQGFPYTEIYPELAESDCKLIVMHSIQRLGPATVIETKPEKVFDEIIDFFLQRIKLLQNSGISSDRIILDPGMGFFLGSNPESSIYVLKNISRLKEYFNLPILVSVSRKSFLGTIVGREVNERGSATLATEIYLSYMGVDYIRTHDVRALNDALKMFKALNLIE, encoded by the coding sequence CTTTGGAAAAATCCCTCAAATTGATAGAAGATGGCGCTGATATAATTGACTTAGGAGCTGCTTCTAGCAATCCTGCTGCAAAAGAGATTGAACCTCAGGAAGAAATAAATCGTTTAAAACCAGTCGTTGGCCATTTACTTTCTAAAAATATTCCGGTTTCTATAGATTCCTTCAAACCTGATGTTCAACGATACGCATTAAAAAGTAAAGTCCAATATTTGAATGACATTCAAGGATTTCCATATACAGAAATTTATCCTGAATTGGCAGAATCGGATTGTAAACTAATTGTGATGCATTCTATCCAGCGTTTAGGCCCGGCTACAGTTATTGAAACAAAACCTGAAAAAGTATTCGATGAAATAATAGATTTCTTTTTACAACGCATCAAATTACTTCAAAATTCAGGTATTTCATCAGATAGAATAATCTTAGATCCGGGAATGGGTTTTTTCTTAGGGTCCAATCCGGAATCTTCAATATATGTTTTAAAAAATATATCACGATTAAAAGAATACTTTAATTTACCAATTCTTGTTTCGGTTTCTCGAAAATCGTTTTTAGGAACCATAGTAGGGCGCGAAGTCAACGAACGAGGTTCAGCTACTTTAGCAACAGAGATTTATTTAAGTTATATGGGTGTAGATTATATTCGTACTCATGATGTGAGAGCTTTGAACGATGCACTAAAAATGTTTAAAGCATTAAACTTAATTGAGTAA